A genomic region of Miscanthus floridulus cultivar M001 chromosome 3, ASM1932011v1, whole genome shotgun sequence contains the following coding sequences:
- the LOC136546170 gene encoding uncharacterized protein isoform X1, whose translation MVDLLIMSGMFFSFLFERFDRGCAVTNACNLLVPFVLFPSVEIRDAPFLAKSSSSPQVWLCMTWQEFLGYLSVTKWLTLSGSVTAGASMSNGWCSYQTISVFESEKHYLLGMQFGRDPRCRGKLDHKKLVKVLECWPDMEYKIKDCSNILLPYYRDGLYTLFIIDMQKETVHIMDPLSDDVCYKGYAQIMPYIATFHTIAKRFSLTMKLINSKWDDNIYYWKRIFPACVTKVPKHKDW comes from the exons ATGGTGGATCTGCTGATTATGTCAGGTatgttcttctcttttctttttgaaAGGTTCGATCGTGGATGTGCTGTTACAAATGCATGTAATTTATTGGTGCCCTTTGTGTTGTTTCCATCTGTTGAGATTCGAGATGCACCCTTCTTGGCTAAATCATCTTCCTCTCCCCAAGTGTGGTTGTGCATGACTTGGCAA GAATTTCTAGGCTACCTTTCTGTTACGAAGTGGCTTACATTGTCAGG TTCTGTAACTGCAGGTGCATCTATGAGCAATGGCTGGTGTTCGTATCAAACTATCAGCGTCTTCGAGAGTGAGAAGCATTATCTACTAGGTATGCAG TTTGGACGAGATCCACGATGTCGTGGCAAACTAGACCACAAGAAACTAGTAAAAGTGCTCGAGTGCTGGCCTGACATGGAATACAAAATTAAAGATTGCAGCAAT ATTCTACTGCCATATTATCGAGATGGACTATATACTTTATTCATAATAGACATGCAAAAGGAAACTGTGCACATTATGGATCCACTCTCAGATGATGTATGTTACAAGGGTTATGCTCAAATCATGCCATATATAGCTACATTTCACACTATTGCTAAAAGGTTCAGTCTCACTATGAAACTGATAAATTCTAAGTGGGACGACAATATTTATTACTGGAAGCGAATATTCCCTGCATGTGTTACaaaagttccaaaacataaagactGGTAA
- the LOC136546170 gene encoding uncharacterized protein isoform X2: protein MVDLLIMSGMFFSFLFERFDRGCAVTNACNLLVPFVLFPSVEIRDAPFLAKSSSSPQVWLCMTWQEFLGYLSVTKWLTLSGSVTAGASMSNGWCSYQTISVFESEKHYLLGMQFGRDPRCRGKLDHKKLVKVLECWPDMEYKIKDCSNILLPYYRDGLYTLFIIDMQKETVHIMDPLSDDLSNSRGWNFWGTFLRAM, encoded by the exons ATGGTGGATCTGCTGATTATGTCAGGTatgttcttctcttttctttttgaaAGGTTCGATCGTGGATGTGCTGTTACAAATGCATGTAATTTATTGGTGCCCTTTGTGTTGTTTCCATCTGTTGAGATTCGAGATGCACCCTTCTTGGCTAAATCATCTTCCTCTCCCCAAGTGTGGTTGTGCATGACTTGGCAA GAATTTCTAGGCTACCTTTCTGTTACGAAGTGGCTTACATTGTCAGG TTCTGTAACTGCAGGTGCATCTATGAGCAATGGCTGGTGTTCGTATCAAACTATCAGCGTCTTCGAGAGTGAGAAGCATTATCTACTAGGTATGCAG TTTGGACGAGATCCACGATGTCGTGGCAAACTAGACCACAAGAAACTAGTAAAAGTGCTCGAGTGCTGGCCTGACATGGAATACAAAATTAAAGATTGCAGCAAT ATTCTACTGCCATATTATCGAGATGGACTATATACTTTATTCATAATAGACATGCAAAAGGAAACTGTGCACATTATGGATCCACTCTCAGATGAT CTATCAAATTCACGAGGATGGAATTTTTGGGGGACATTCTTAAGAGCCATGTAA
- the LOC136546170 gene encoding uncharacterized protein isoform X5, with amino-acid sequence MVDLLIMSGASMSNGWCSYQTISVFESEKHYLLGMQFGRDPRCRGKLDHKKLVKVLECWPDMEYKIKDCSNILLPYYRDGLYTLFIIDMQKETVHIMDPLSDDVCYKGYAQIMPYIATFHTIAKRFSLTMKLINSKWDDNIYYWKRIFPACVTKVPKHKDW; translated from the exons ATGGTGGATCTGCTGATTATGTCAG GTGCATCTATGAGCAATGGCTGGTGTTCGTATCAAACTATCAGCGTCTTCGAGAGTGAGAAGCATTATCTACTAGGTATGCAG TTTGGACGAGATCCACGATGTCGTGGCAAACTAGACCACAAGAAACTAGTAAAAGTGCTCGAGTGCTGGCCTGACATGGAATACAAAATTAAAGATTGCAGCAAT ATTCTACTGCCATATTATCGAGATGGACTATATACTTTATTCATAATAGACATGCAAAAGGAAACTGTGCACATTATGGATCCACTCTCAGATGATGTATGTTACAAGGGTTATGCTCAAATCATGCCATATATAGCTACATTTCACACTATTGCTAAAAGGTTCAGTCTCACTATGAAACTGATAAATTCTAAGTGGGACGACAATATTTATTACTGGAAGCGAATATTCCCTGCATGTGTTACaaaagttccaaaacataaagactGGTAA
- the LOC136546170 gene encoding uncharacterized protein isoform X4, translated as MVDLLIMSGMFFSFLFERFDRGCAVTNACNLLVPFVLFPSVEIRDAPFLAKSSSSPQVWLCMTWQEFLGYLSVTKWLTLSGSVTAGASMSNGWCSYQTISVFESEKHYLLGMQFGRDPRCRGKLDHKKLVKVLECWPDMEYKIKDCSNLSNSRGWNFWGTFLRAM; from the exons ATGGTGGATCTGCTGATTATGTCAGGTatgttcttctcttttctttttgaaAGGTTCGATCGTGGATGTGCTGTTACAAATGCATGTAATTTATTGGTGCCCTTTGTGTTGTTTCCATCTGTTGAGATTCGAGATGCACCCTTCTTGGCTAAATCATCTTCCTCTCCCCAAGTGTGGTTGTGCATGACTTGGCAA GAATTTCTAGGCTACCTTTCTGTTACGAAGTGGCTTACATTGTCAGG TTCTGTAACTGCAGGTGCATCTATGAGCAATGGCTGGTGTTCGTATCAAACTATCAGCGTCTTCGAGAGTGAGAAGCATTATCTACTAGGTATGCAG TTTGGACGAGATCCACGATGTCGTGGCAAACTAGACCACAAGAAACTAGTAAAAGTGCTCGAGTGCTGGCCTGACATGGAATACAAAATTAAAGATTGCAGCAAT CTATCAAATTCACGAGGATGGAATTTTTGGGGGACATTCTTAAGAGCCATGTAA
- the LOC136546170 gene encoding uncharacterized protein isoform X3: MTWQEFLGYLSVTKWLTLSGSVTAGASMSNGWCSYQTISVFESEKHYLLGMQFGRDPRCRGKLDHKKLVKVLECWPDMEYKIKDCSNILLPYYRDGLYTLFIIDMQKETVHIMDPLSDDVCYKGYAQIMPYIATFHTIAKRFSLTMKLINSKWDDNIYYWKRIFPACVTKVPKHKDW, encoded by the exons ATGACTTGGCAA GAATTTCTAGGCTACCTTTCTGTTACGAAGTGGCTTACATTGTCAGG TTCTGTAACTGCAGGTGCATCTATGAGCAATGGCTGGTGTTCGTATCAAACTATCAGCGTCTTCGAGAGTGAGAAGCATTATCTACTAGGTATGCAG TTTGGACGAGATCCACGATGTCGTGGCAAACTAGACCACAAGAAACTAGTAAAAGTGCTCGAGTGCTGGCCTGACATGGAATACAAAATTAAAGATTGCAGCAAT ATTCTACTGCCATATTATCGAGATGGACTATATACTTTATTCATAATAGACATGCAAAAGGAAACTGTGCACATTATGGATCCACTCTCAGATGATGTATGTTACAAGGGTTATGCTCAAATCATGCCATATATAGCTACATTTCACACTATTGCTAAAAGGTTCAGTCTCACTATGAAACTGATAAATTCTAAGTGGGACGACAATATTTATTACTGGAAGCGAATATTCCCTGCATGTGTTACaaaagttccaaaacataaagactGGTAA
- the LOC136541924 gene encoding endoglucanase 22-like yields the protein MSRGRARRPPVPGSVVIRAGALLLLLLASASSSSEEEAAVDYGAALSKSLLYFEAQRSGRLPHNQRVPWRGHSGLTDGLQQGVDLVGGYYDAGDHVKFGLPMAFTVTMLAWGAIDFADDVAAAGEWGHTLEAIKWGTDYFVKAHTEPFVYWAEVGDGDTDHYCWQRPEDMTTSRQAYRIDKDNPGSDLAGETAAALAAASIVFRRSNPHYSHLLLHHAQQLFEFGDRYRGTYDSSIAEVRSYYASVSGYQDELLWAALWLHRATARDDYLRYAVDKADSFGGVGWAMTEFSWDVKYAGVQVLAAKLLLEGDPGALKHGAVLEQYKAKAEHYLCACLGRNGGNGSDNVERSPGGMLYVRQWNNLQYVSSAAFLLTAYSRYLSDSDRLLRCPTGGAPAAPSDLLALARSQADYILGRNPLRLSYMVGYGRRYPVRVHHRGASIVAHKANSRFIGCMQGFDDWFGRGRPNPNMLAGAIVGGPNCRDEFRDDRGNYMQTEACTYNTAPMVGVFARLHRLATEEGDRRRGTADEAECR from the exons ATGAGCCGGGGCCGCGCACGCCGGCCGCCGGTTCCTGGCAGCGTCGTCATCCGCGCCggcgcgctcctcctcctcctcctggcgtccgcgtcgtcgtcgtcggaggaggaggcggcggtggaCTACGGCGCGGCGCTGTCCAAGAGCCTGCTCTACTTCGAGGCGCAGCGGTCGGGGCGGCTGCCGCACAACCAGCGGGTGCCGTGGCGTGGCCACTCGGGCCTCACCGACGGCCTGCAGCAAGGTGTGGACCTCGTCGGCGGCTACTACGACGCCGGGGACCACGTCAAGTTCGGCCTGCCCATGGCCTTCACCGTCACCATGCTCGCCTGGGGCGCCATCGACTTCGCCGACGACGTCGCGGCCGCCGGCGAGTGGGGCCACACGCTCGAGGCCATCAAGTGGGGCACCGACTACTTCGTCAAGGCGCACACCGAGCCGTTCGTCTACTGGGCAGAG GTGGGGGACGGCGACACGGACCACTACTGCTGGCAGCGGCCGGAGGACATGACGACGTCGCGGCAGGCGTACCGCATCGACAAGGACAACCCGGGCTCCGACCTCGCCGGAGAGACCGCCGCCGCACTCGCCGCGGCCTCCATCGTCTTCCGCCGCTCCAACCCGCATTACTCCCACCTCCTCCTGCACCACGCCCAGCAGCTGTTCGAGTTCGGCGACCGGTACCGCGGCACGTACGACAGCAGCATCGCGGAGGTGCGCAGCTACTACGCGTCCGTGAGCGGCTACCAGGACGAGCTGCTGTGGGCGGCGCTGTGGCTGCACCGCGCCACGGCCCGCGACGACTACCTCCGCTACGCCGTCGACAAGGCCGACTCCTTCGGCGGGGTCGGCTGGGCCATGACCGAGTTCAGCTGGGACGTCAAGTACGCCGGCGTCCAGGTCCTCGCAGCCAAG CTGCTGCTGGAGGGCGATCCGGGAGCCCTGAAGCACGGCGCGGTGCTGGAGCAGTACAAGGCGAAGGCGGAGCACTACCTGTGCGCGTGCCTGGGCCGGAACGGCGGCAACGGCAGCGACAACGTGGAGCGGAGCCCCGGCGGGATGCTGTACGTGCGCCAGTGGAACAACCTCCAGTACGTCTCCAGCGCTGCCTTCCTCCTCACCGCCTACTCCCGCTACCTCTCcgactccgaccgcctcctccgcTGCCCCACGGGCGGCGCCCCCGCCGCACCGTCCGACCTGCTGGCGCTGGCGCGCTCCCAGGCGGACTACATCCTGGGTCGCAACCCGCTGCGGCTCAGCTACATGGTCGGCTACGGCCGCCGGTACCCTGTCCGCGTGCACCACCGCGGCGCCTCCATCGTCGCGCACAAGGCCAACAGCCGCTTCATCGGCTGCATGCAGGGCTTCGACGACTGGTTCGGCCGGGGCCGGCCCAACCCCAACATGCTCGCCGGCGCCATCGTCGGCGGGCCCAACTGCAGGGACGAGTTCCGGGACGACCGCGGGAACTACATGCAGACCGAGGCATGCACCTACAACACCGCGCCCATGGTCGGTGTCTTCGCCAGGCTGCACCGCCTGGCGACGGAGGAAGGGGACCGCCGGAGAGGGACGGCCGATGAGGCGGAGTGTAGATAA